One window of the Allosaccharopolyspora coralli genome contains the following:
- a CDS encoding FUSC family protein translates to MPDNPRFTDQLMRVGPHAGSHRVAARAALSVAVPLLVLWLIGHQEWSIYAAFGAFTSLFGRTHVHLSRLQMQSSLALVLTSSVVAGVVVGLSDYRDWLAVPIAALVAGVTSLLSDAQDWHPPGPLFPVFSFAACASLPSEPGDVTVAALVAGGSAAFAVVVGGLGSAWRVHRRPDSAVRTSLRRVSFSLIAPRHAVRCTASCLLAGSVATGIGIGHPYWAMVSAVVPLTHRDVRGQLIRGAHRIVGTAAGLVLTAILLAFDPAGFALILVIVALQAGAELWVGRNYALALISITPLALLMTHLVVPTPATILLFDRGVETLIGVVVGIGVGWLTRAPHRHVPAASA, encoded by the coding sequence GTGCCCGACAATCCCCGCTTCACAGACCAGCTGATGCGGGTGGGGCCACACGCGGGCTCGCACCGCGTGGCCGCGCGAGCAGCGCTGTCGGTGGCCGTTCCCTTGCTCGTGTTGTGGCTCATCGGCCACCAGGAGTGGTCGATCTACGCCGCCTTCGGTGCTTTCACGTCGCTGTTCGGCCGCACCCACGTGCATCTGTCCCGGCTCCAGATGCAGTCGAGCCTGGCGCTGGTGCTCACGTCGTCGGTGGTGGCCGGCGTCGTGGTCGGCCTGTCCGACTACCGCGACTGGCTGGCCGTCCCGATCGCGGCGTTGGTGGCCGGTGTCACCTCGCTGCTTTCCGACGCGCAGGACTGGCACCCGCCCGGGCCGCTGTTCCCGGTCTTCTCCTTCGCGGCGTGCGCGTCGTTGCCGTCCGAGCCCGGTGACGTCACGGTCGCGGCCCTCGTGGCCGGAGGCTCCGCCGCTTTTGCAGTCGTGGTCGGCGGTCTCGGCTCTGCCTGGCGCGTGCACCGCAGGCCGGACTCGGCGGTGCGGACCAGCCTGCGTCGAGTCTCCTTCTCGCTGATCGCGCCACGCCACGCCGTGCGTTGCACCGCGAGCTGCCTGCTCGCCGGATCGGTGGCCACGGGTATCGGGATCGGTCACCCCTACTGGGCGATGGTCTCGGCGGTGGTGCCGCTGACACATCGCGACGTCCGGGGGCAGCTCATCCGCGGAGCACACCGGATCGTCGGCACGGCCGCGGGTTTGGTGCTCACGGCGATCCTGCTGGCGTTCGATCCCGCGGGGTTCGCGCTCATCCTGGTGATCGTCGCGTTGCAGGCGGGTGCGGAACTGTGGGTCGGCCGCAACTACGCCCTCGCGCTCATCTCGATCACGCCGCTGGCCCTGCTGATGACCCACCTCGTCGTTCCCACTCCCGCGACGATTCTGCTGTTCGATCGGGGCGTGGAGACGCTCATCGGTGTCGTCGTCGGCATCGGGGTCGGGTGGCTGACCCGTGCCCCGCATCGTCATGTTCCCGCCGCGAGCGCGTAA
- a CDS encoding thioesterase family protein, with amino-acid sequence MNMYLRLLVVLIRARVRGAGPVLGPGRIPLRVRPTDLDPLGHMNNGVYFSIFDLGRIDLMLRSGMYRRFNRAGWFGVVTAETGTFRRELKPFRRFELDTRVLGWDERHLYYEHRIVSEGRLANSAVIQIRFLSRTGERIEPQRVMDLLDDDIVRPELPAWVLDWAKSTFHHAKAAEADAAEALAH; translated from the coding sequence ATGAACATGTACCTGCGGTTGCTCGTCGTGCTGATCCGCGCGCGAGTGCGCGGCGCGGGCCCGGTGCTCGGTCCCGGCAGGATCCCGCTGCGGGTCCGCCCCACGGACCTCGACCCGTTGGGGCACATGAACAACGGGGTCTACTTCTCGATCTTCGACCTCGGCCGCATCGACCTGATGCTGCGCTCGGGCATGTACCGGCGGTTCAACCGAGCCGGATGGTTCGGCGTCGTGACCGCAGAGACCGGCACGTTCCGCCGCGAGCTCAAGCCGTTCCGGCGTTTCGAGCTCGACACCCGCGTCCTCGGCTGGGACGAGCGGCACCTGTACTACGAACACCGCATCGTCAGCGAAGGGCGGCTGGCGAACAGTGCGGTGATCCAGATCCGGTTCCTGTCTCGTACCGGTGAGCGCATCGAGCCACAGCGCGTGATGGACCTCCTCGACGACGACATCGTGCGTCCGGAGCTGCCCGCGTGGGTGCTGGACTGGGCGAAGTCGACGTTCCACCACGCCAAGGCCGCCGAAGCCGACGCAGCCGAGGCACTCGCTCACTGA
- a CDS encoding helix-turn-helix domain-containing protein, whose amino-acid sequence MYRERASTVPGAVVWEKTGVGHDAVLPDGCMDLIWMGGQVVVAGPDTSPHVSLFGGYSNQKDSREDSERFVGLRFPPGALPRLLGVPATELVDARAPLAEVMPGTDALADEIATADAGSALESFARRQTMYTPDARTRTIVQALQAGLPVSTVASQVNLSSRQLHRWSLRNFGYGAKTLARILRFQAALNLASVEPCDAAVAARAGYADQAHLIRETTDLAGCTFAALARA is encoded by the coding sequence GTGTACAGGGAACGGGCATCCACCGTGCCGGGCGCTGTGGTGTGGGAGAAGACCGGAGTCGGCCACGACGCGGTGTTGCCGGACGGCTGCATGGACCTCATCTGGATGGGCGGTCAGGTCGTCGTCGCCGGTCCCGACACGAGCCCCCACGTGAGTCTCTTTGGTGGCTATAGCAACCAAAAAGACTCACGCGAGGACTCGGAACGCTTCGTCGGACTCCGGTTCCCACCGGGCGCACTGCCACGGCTGCTCGGTGTGCCCGCGACGGAACTGGTCGACGCTCGTGCTCCGCTCGCTGAGGTGATGCCGGGCACCGACGCGCTCGCCGACGAGATCGCGACCGCGGATGCCGGGTCCGCGCTGGAATCCTTCGCGCGTCGTCAGACGATGTACACACCCGATGCCCGCACACGGACGATCGTCCAAGCGCTGCAGGCGGGACTTCCGGTGTCCACAGTGGCGAGTCAGGTGAATCTCAGCTCCCGACAGCTCCATCGGTGGAGCCTCCGGAACTTCGGCTACGGCGCGAAGACGTTGGCTCGCATCCTGCGTTTCCAGGCAGCGCTGAACCTGGCCTCCGTCGAACCGTGCGACGCCGCCGTCGCCGCTCGCGCCGGGTATGCCGACCAGGCCCACCTGATCCGCGAGACCACAGACCTCGCGGGCTGCACTTTCGCCGCCCTCGCCAGGGCGTGA
- a CDS encoding type II toxin-antitoxin system RelE family toxin, with amino-acid sequence MSHYRLEITRDAVKTLAKLDKPIRRRLQAAIEKLRDDPRPGGVVAVTGQPGYLRRRVGDYRILYRVDDNQLVVVVVALGHRREVYER; translated from the coding sequence GTGAGCCATTACCGGCTGGAGATCACCCGCGACGCGGTGAAGACCCTCGCCAAACTGGACAAGCCGATACGCCGTCGGCTGCAAGCCGCGATCGAGAAACTCCGCGACGACCCCCGCCCCGGCGGGGTGGTGGCTGTGACCGGCCAACCCGGATACCTACGCCGCCGGGTCGGCGACTACCGGATCCTCTACCGCGTCGACGACAACCAACTCGTTGTCGTCGTGGTCGCCCTCGGGCACCGCCGCGAGGTCTACGAACGCTGA
- a CDS encoding type II toxin-antitoxin system prevent-host-death family antitoxin, with protein sequence MSAETISMGHDDEVVEVPVSTLKTNPTKYIDQADQGYRVYVTNRGERIAALVTPEAADAIAETEDAYWARRVAEAEASGAVSWDTAVADLESGRA encoded by the coding sequence ATGAGCGCAGAAACGATCTCGATGGGCCACGATGACGAAGTGGTCGAGGTGCCCGTGTCGACCCTCAAGACCAACCCAACCAAGTACATCGATCAGGCAGACCAGGGCTATCGGGTGTACGTGACCAACCGCGGTGAGCGCATCGCCGCGCTGGTCACCCCCGAAGCCGCCGACGCCATTGCCGAGACCGAAGACGCCTACTGGGCGCGTCGGGTCGCCGAGGCCGAAGCCTCCGGCGCCGTCTCCTGGGACACCGCCGTGGCCGACCTCGAAAGCGGCCGCGCGTGA
- a CDS encoding VOC family protein: MTPEFNAVGLIADDMHKTLAFYRLLGFDIPEEAEQQPHVEVTTASGVRLMWDSADMVRSMDPSWTPPSAGHRAALAFDCATPSEVDTTYTRLTEAGHKGHHPPWDAPWGQRYATVLDPDGTPVDLYAPLA; encoded by the coding sequence ATGACACCGGAATTCAACGCGGTCGGCTTGATCGCCGACGACATGCACAAGACGCTGGCCTTCTACCGGCTGCTCGGTTTCGACATCCCAGAGGAGGCCGAACAGCAACCACACGTGGAGGTGACCACCGCCTCCGGTGTGCGACTCATGTGGGACTCCGCGGACATGGTGCGCTCGATGGACCCGTCGTGGACGCCCCCGTCGGCGGGTCACCGCGCGGCGCTGGCATTCGACTGCGCCACACCATCCGAAGTGGACACCACGTACACGCGGCTGACGGAGGCCGGACACAAGGGCCACCACCCACCGTGGGACGCCCCCTGGGGCCAGCGCTACGCCACGGTCCTCGACCCGGACGGCACCCCCGTCGACCTCTACGCCCCGCTCGCGTGA
- a CDS encoding FAD-binding oxidoreductase gives MSTASGQRRSWWGWGTVDAAVRGEERRELVDRVAALLPGSDLTRHEAPRPESLDLPAPRVTPPAALAGLCHADHEERAAHTHGKAYRDVVRNLHGELRNVPDLVARPRTEQDVADVLDWCTREGIAVVPYGGGSSVVGGVEPRFDGDYTGAVTLDLTALDQVLEIDTVSRAARVQAGTLGPHLEEQLRPYDVTLRHYPQSFEFSSLGGWLATRAGGHYATLYTHIDDLVESMRTVGPTGAGESRRLPGSGAGPSPDRMFLGSEGTLGVITEAWMRLQRRPHWRARCSVHFGDFASAVAATRDVVQAGLHPSNCRLLDATEALLNAGVSVGGGVLVLGFESADHPVEAALSRALTLCREHGGRPVDREHGEVGDAATQWRSSFLRMPYLRDALAQHSVVVETFETACTWDRFADLHAAVTTAANEAIRQVCGTGVVTCRFTHVYPDGPAPYFGIYASGRWGSTVTQWDEIKAAVSEALIRHGGTITHHHAVGRDHRPWYDRQRPDSFATALSATKQALDPAGILNPGVLLPEKR, from the coding sequence GTGAGCACAGCATCCGGACAGCGGCGCTCGTGGTGGGGATGGGGAACAGTCGACGCCGCCGTGCGAGGCGAGGAGCGGCGTGAACTCGTCGACAGGGTCGCCGCGTTGCTGCCCGGCAGCGACCTCACACGGCACGAGGCTCCCCGGCCCGAGTCGCTCGACCTTCCCGCGCCCCGAGTGACTCCCCCGGCCGCACTCGCCGGGCTGTGCCACGCCGACCACGAAGAACGCGCCGCGCACACGCACGGCAAGGCCTATCGCGACGTGGTCCGCAACCTGCACGGCGAACTCCGGAACGTGCCCGACCTGGTGGCCAGGCCACGCACCGAACAGGACGTCGCCGACGTACTCGACTGGTGCACCCGCGAGGGCATCGCCGTGGTGCCCTACGGCGGCGGCAGCTCCGTGGTCGGCGGCGTGGAACCCCGCTTCGACGGCGACTACACGGGCGCCGTGACACTGGATCTGACCGCGTTGGACCAGGTGCTCGAGATCGACACGGTGAGCCGCGCGGCGCGGGTGCAGGCCGGGACGCTCGGGCCGCACCTGGAGGAACAACTCCGCCCGTACGACGTGACGTTGCGGCACTATCCGCAGTCGTTCGAGTTCTCGTCGCTCGGCGGGTGGCTGGCGACGCGCGCGGGCGGCCACTACGCGACGCTGTACACGCACATCGACGACCTGGTGGAGTCCATGCGGACCGTCGGTCCCACCGGCGCCGGCGAGTCCCGCAGGCTGCCCGGATCGGGTGCGGGTCCGTCACCGGACCGAATGTTCCTGGGCTCGGAAGGCACCCTCGGCGTGATCACCGAAGCGTGGATGCGGTTGCAGCGCCGTCCGCACTGGCGTGCACGCTGCTCGGTGCACTTCGGTGACTTCGCCTCGGCGGTGGCCGCGACCCGGGACGTCGTGCAAGCCGGTCTCCACCCCTCGAACTGCCGTCTGCTGGATGCCACGGAGGCGCTGCTCAACGCGGGTGTCTCCGTCGGCGGCGGGGTCCTCGTACTCGGATTCGAGTCCGCGGATCACCCGGTGGAGGCGGCACTGAGCCGGGCGTTGACGTTGTGCCGGGAACACGGCGGCCGGCCGGTGGACCGGGAGCACGGGGAGGTCGGCGACGCAGCGACACAGTGGCGGTCGTCGTTCCTGCGGATGCCGTACCTCCGCGACGCGCTCGCGCAGCATTCGGTGGTGGTGGAGACCTTCGAGACGGCTTGCACCTGGGACCGCTTCGCCGATCTCCACGCTGCCGTCACGACCGCCGCGAACGAAGCGATCCGGCAAGTGTGCGGCACGGGAGTCGTGACGTGCCGGTTCACCCACGTCTACCCGGACGGTCCGGCGCCGTACTTCGGGATCTACGCGAGCGGGCGCTGGGGTAGCACCGTGACGCAATGGGACGAGATCAAGGCCGCGGTCTCGGAGGCACTGATCCGGCACGGCGGCACGATCACCCATCATCACGCCGTGGGCAGGGACCACCGGCCCTGGTACGACCGCCAGCGTCCGGACTCTTTCGCCACCGCGTTGAGTGCCACGAAGCAGGCGCTCGACCCGGCCGGAATCCTCAACCCCGGTGTCCTCCTGCCCGAGAAGCGGTGA
- a CDS encoding excalibur calcium-binding domain-containing protein, with protein MTAPRNQEWWGTTDCSVLADNGLTFDEVNSYWAALGYPSNMDNENDGIPCETIYGEQN; from the coding sequence GTGACGGCGCCGCGAAACCAGGAGTGGTGGGGCACCACCGACTGCTCCGTCCTCGCCGACAACGGCCTCACCTTCGACGAAGTCAACTCCTACTGGGCCGCACTCGGCTACCCGTCGAACATGGACAACGAAAACGACGGCATCCCCTGCGAAACCATCTACGGCGAACAGAACTGA